The DNA segment TGGCCTTCATCAGCTGCTCGGACACCATCGCCAGCACCGGTCGCGGCGCCACCCGATAGCCGAGCGCGAGGAGGCGGTTGTGCAGTCCGGACACCACGGTGGGGAACGGCCGGTCGAGCGCCTTGAGTGCGGTGTCGACCACCTGCGCGGAGGTCTGACGGCCGCGGGTCATGAAGCTCTTGCCGGTGCGGTCGAAGAACTCGGTCTCCGTGGCGCCCGGGCACAGCGTCAGCACCTTGACCCCTGTTCCTCTCGTCTCCTGCCACAGCGCCTCGGTGAATGACAGCACGAACGCTTTGGTGGCCCCGTAGACCGCCATGCTGGGCACCGGCTGGAACCCCGCTGTCGATCCGACGTTGATGACGACACCGCGTTCGGCGGCGATCATCGCCGGCAGCAGACGCCCGGTCAGTTCCACCAGGGTGATGCAGTTCAGCTGGATCTGCGCGGCGTTGGCGGCAGGGTCCTGTTCGGCGAACCGCCCGTGCAGACCGATGCCCGCGTTGTTGATCAGTGCGTCGACGTGGCGGCCGAGGGACTCGACCTGACCGACGACGTCGGCGGCCGCTCCCGGGACCGCGAGATCGGCCGACAGGATGTCGACGGTGATACCGGGGTGGTGTTCGAGCAGGCGGCCGCGTAACTCCTCGAGCCGCTCGGTGCGGCGTGCGACGAGGATCAGCGAGGCCCCGTCGGCGGCCAGGCGGGTGGCGAACTCCTCGCCGATACCGCCACTGGCACCGGTGACGAGTGCGGTGTATCCGGCGAGCTTCATCGTTTCTCCTTCATTGGTCCAACGTAACCACCGACGCGCACCGACCGTCGTATCGTCGGGCACATGACGGCTCTGGATCGCGGAGCCGGGAACAACTGCTCGATGAGGAGCGCCACCGTGACCATCCACGCGGAAACTCAGGCCCCGGCATCTCACGCCCAAACGGCGTTCGACCAGGACGTCGCCGACACCCAGCGCTATTTCGACAGCCCGCGGTTCGAGGGCATCACCCGCCTCTACACGGCCCGGCAGGTCGTCGAGCAGCGCGGCACGATCCCCGTCGATTACACCGTGGCCCGGGAGGCGGCGACGGCCTTCTACCCGCGGCTTCGCGAACTGTTCGCCGAGGGCAAGAGCATCACGACCTTCGGCCCCTACTCCCCCGGCCAGGCCGTCACGATGAAACGCGTCGGCATCGAGGGCATCTACCTCGGCGGGTGGGCGACGTCGGCGAAGGGGTCCACCGACGAGGATCCCGGGCCCGATCTGGCCAGCTATCCGCTCAGCCAGGTGCCCGACGAGGCCGCGGGTCTGGTGCGCGCGCTGCTCACCGCCGACCGCAACCAGAACTACCTGCGGCTGCGGA comes from the Mycolicibacterium litorale genome and includes:
- a CDS encoding SDR family NAD(P)-dependent oxidoreductase, which produces MKLAGYTALVTGASGGIGEEFATRLAADGASLILVARRTERLEELRGRLLEHHPGITVDILSADLAVPGAAADVVGQVESLGRHVDALINNAGIGLHGRFAEQDPAANAAQIQLNCITLVELTGRLLPAMIAAERGVVINVGSTAGFQPVPSMAVYGATKAFVLSFTEALWQETRGTGVKVLTLCPGATETEFFDRTGKSFMTRGRQTSAQVVDTALKALDRPFPTVVSGLHNRLLALGYRVAPRPVLAMVSEQLMKATGQG